In Bacillus sp. KH172YL63, one genomic interval encodes:
- the fusA gene encoding elongation factor G, whose translation MPREFSLENTRNIGIMAHIDAGKTTATERILFYTGRIHKIGETHEGASQMDWMEQEQERGITITSAATTAQWKGHRINIIDTPGHVDFTVEVERSLRVLDGAVAVLDAQSGVEPQTETVWRQATTYGVPRVVFVNKMDKIGADFLYSVGTLHERLQANAHPIQLPIGAEDDFEGIIDLVEMKAYFYEDDLGTRAEARDIPEEYKDQAEEYRGKLIEAVSELDEELMMKYLEGEELSNEEIKAAIRAATLTVEFYPVVCGSAFKNKGVQLLIDSVIDYLPAPTDVEDIKGFVPETEEEVTRPSSDDAPFSALAFKVATDPYVGKLTFFRVYSGVLESGSYVRNSSKGKRERVGRILQMHANSREEISQVYAGDIAAAVGLKDTSTGDTLCDEKNLVILESMVFPEPVISLSVEPKSKADQDKMTTALQKLQEEDPTFRAHTDQETGQVIIAGMGELHLDIIVDRMKREFKVEANVGAPQVSYRETFRDTAKVEGKFARQSGGRGQFGHVWIEFAPNEEGKGFEFENGIVGGVVPREYIPAVQAGLQDALENGVLAGFPLVDVKARLFDGSYHDVDSSEMAFKIAASMALKNAASKCKPVILEPMMKVEVVIPEEYLGDIMGDVTSRRGRVEGMEARGNAQVVKAFVPLSEMFGYATSLRSNTQGRGTYSMHFDHYEEVPKSISEEIIKKNKGE comes from the coding sequence ATGCCTAGAGAGTTCTCCTTAGAAAACACTCGTAATATCGGTATCATGGCTCACATCGATGCCGGTAAAACAACTGCAACTGAGCGTATCCTATTTTACACTGGACGTATCCATAAAATTGGAGAAACTCACGAAGGTGCTTCTCAAATGGACTGGATGGAGCAAGAGCAAGAGCGTGGAATCACGATCACTTCTGCTGCAACTACAGCCCAATGGAAAGGCCATCGTATCAACATCATCGATACACCAGGACACGTAGACTTCACTGTTGAAGTTGAGCGTTCCCTGCGTGTACTTGATGGAGCAGTAGCAGTTCTTGATGCTCAATCTGGTGTTGAGCCTCAGACTGAAACAGTTTGGCGCCAAGCAACAACTTACGGGGTTCCTCGTGTTGTGTTCGTTAACAAAATGGACAAAATCGGTGCTGACTTCCTTTACTCTGTTGGTACACTTCATGAGCGTCTACAAGCGAATGCACATCCAATTCAGCTTCCTATCGGTGCTGAGGATGACTTCGAAGGTATCATCGACCTAGTAGAAATGAAAGCTTACTTCTACGAAGATGACCTTGGAACACGCGCTGAAGCTCGCGACATTCCTGAAGAGTACAAAGATCAAGCTGAAGAATACCGCGGAAAGCTGATTGAAGCTGTATCTGAACTTGATGAAGAGCTTATGATGAAGTACTTAGAAGGCGAAGAGCTTTCTAACGAAGAAATCAAAGCTGCAATCCGTGCGGCTACACTTACTGTTGAGTTCTACCCGGTAGTATGTGGATCTGCATTCAAAAACAAAGGGGTTCAATTACTAATTGACTCAGTTATTGATTACCTTCCAGCGCCAACTGACGTTGAAGATATCAAAGGTTTTGTTCCTGAAACAGAAGAAGAAGTGACTCGTCCATCATCTGATGACGCACCATTCTCTGCTTTAGCGTTCAAAGTTGCAACTGACCCTTATGTTGGTAAATTAACATTCTTCCGTGTGTACTCTGGTGTTCTTGAGTCAGGTTCATACGTAAGAAACTCTTCTAAAGGTAAACGTGAACGTGTAGGTCGTATCCTGCAAATGCACGCTAACTCCCGTGAAGAGATTTCCCAAGTGTATGCTGGGGATATCGCTGCAGCAGTTGGTCTGAAAGATACTTCAACTGGTGACACACTATGTGATGAAAAGAACCTTGTTATCTTAGAATCAATGGTGTTCCCAGAGCCGGTTATCTCTCTATCTGTTGAGCCTAAATCTAAGGCTGACCAAGATAAAATGACTACTGCTCTACAAAAACTGCAAGAGGAAGATCCAACATTCCGTGCGCATACTGACCAGGAAACTGGACAAGTTATCATCGCAGGTATGGGTGAGCTTCACTTGGATATCATCGTTGACCGTATGAAACGTGAATTCAAAGTAGAAGCTAACGTAGGTGCTCCTCAAGTATCTTACCGTGAGACTTTCCGTGATACGGCTAAAGTTGAAGGTAAGTTCGCTCGTCAATCTGGTGGACGTGGACAATTCGGACACGTTTGGATCGAATTCGCGCCTAACGAAGAAGGTAAAGGATTCGAATTCGAGAACGGTATCGTCGGTGGTGTAGTTCCTCGTGAATACATCCCTGCAGTACAAGCCGGCCTTCAAGATGCTCTTGAAAACGGAGTATTAGCTGGTTTCCCACTAGTTGATGTGAAAGCAAGACTATTCGATGGTTCATACCATGACGTTGACTCCTCTGAGATGGCGTTTAAGATCGCTGCATCTATGGCACTTAAGAATGCTGCTTCTAAATGTAAGCCAGTTATCCTTGAGCCAATGATGAAAGTAGAGGTTGTTATCCCTGAGGAATACCTTGGAGATATCATGGGTGATGTAACTTCCCGTCGTGGTCGCGTAGAAGGTATGGAAGCTCGCGGTAACGCTCAAGTCGTTAAAGCGTTCGTACCACTTTCTGAAATGTTTGGATATGCAACATCCCTTCGTTCTAATACGCAAGGTCGTGGAACATACTCCATGCACTTCGATCACTATGAAGAAGTTCCAAAATCGATTTCTGAAGAAATCATCAAAAAAAATAAAGGTGAATAA
- the rpsG gene encoding 30S ribosomal protein S7, protein MPRKGPVAKRDVLPDPMYNSKLVTRLINKIMIDGKRGKAQKKLYAAFDIISERSGKDTMEVFDAALKNIMPVLEVKARRVGGSNYQVPVEVRPERRTTLGLRWLVNYSRLRGEKTMEERLANEILDAANNTGASVKKREDTHKMAEANKAFAHYRW, encoded by the coding sequence ATGCCACGTAAAGGTCCTGTAGCAAAAAGAGACGTTTTACCTGATCCAATGTACAATTCTAAATTAGTTACTCGTTTAATCAACAAAATCATGATTGACGGTAAAAGAGGTAAAGCTCAAAAGAAATTATACGCAGCGTTTGATATCATTAGCGAGCGTTCAGGTAAAGATACAATGGAAGTATTCGATGCAGCTTTAAAAAATATCATGCCGGTATTAGAAGTAAAAGCTCGTCGTGTAGGTGGTTCAAACTATCAAGTACCTGTAGAGGTGCGTCCAGAGCGTCGTACAACATTAGGTCTTCGTTGGTTAGTAAACTACTCTCGTCTTCGCGGTGAGAAGACTATGGAAGAGCGTTTAGCTAACGAAATCCTTGATGCAGCTAACAACACTGGAGCTTCTGTTAAGAAGCGTGAAGATACACACAAGATGGCTGAAGCGAACAAAGCGTTTGCTCACTATCGTTGGTAA
- a CDS encoding 50S ribosomal protein L7ae-like protein, with protein MSYEKVAQAKEIIVGTKQAVKALKTGHVLEVVIAEDADPKVTTKVVQAAIDFHVPVNKVDSMKKLGKSCGIDVGAAAVAIIQ; from the coding sequence ATGTCTTATGAAAAAGTAGCGCAGGCTAAAGAAATTATTGTAGGAACAAAGCAAGCAGTGAAAGCTCTTAAAACAGGTCATGTACTAGAAGTTGTAATAGCGGAAGATGCTGATCCCAAAGTTACGACAAAGGTAGTTCAGGCCGCGATCGATTTTCATGTGCCGGTTAACAAAGTGGATTCAATGAAGAAGCTTGGTAAATCGTGCGGAATAGATGTTGGAGCAGCAGCTGTTGCGATTATACAGTAA
- the rpoC gene encoding DNA-directed RNA polymerase subunit beta', with amino-acid sequence MLDVNNFEYMKIGLASPDKIRSWSFGEVKKPETINYRTLKPEKDGLFCERIFGPTKDWECHCGKYKRVRYKGVVCDRCGVEVTKAKVRRERMGHIELAAPVSHIWYFKGIPSRMGLVLDMSPRALEEVIYFASYVVTEPGDTALERKQLLSEKEYRAYREKYGVKFQAAMGAEAIKKLLQDIDLDKEADFLKEELKTAQGQRRTRAIKRLEVVESFRNSGNDPDWMILDVLPVIPPELRPMVQLDGGRFATSDLNDLYRRVINRNNRLKRLLDLGAPSIIVQNEKRMLQEAVDALIDNGRRGRPVTGPGNRPLKSLSHMLKGKQGRFRQNLLGKRVDYSGRSVIVVGPNLKMYQCGLPKEMALELFKPFVMKELVEKGLAHNIKSAKRKIERVQPEVWDVLEGVIKEHPVLLNRAPTLHRLGIQAFEPTLVEGRAIRLHPLVCTAYNADFDGDQMAVHVPLSSEAQAEARMLMLAAQNILNPKDGKPVVTPSQDMVLGNYYLTLERENAVGEGMVFTDANEVILAYQNGYVHLHTRIAIHASTINNKTFTEKQNKQLLLTTVGKVLFNEILPETFPFINEPTSTNLEVATPEKYFVDPATDVKEVFQNRELINPFKKGFLGNIIAEVFKKFAITETSRMLDKMKDLGFKYSTKAGITVGIADIVVLAEKEEILIEAQGKVDNVLKQFKRGLITEDERYDRVISIWSAAKDTIQGKLMATLDKRNPIFMMSDSGARGNASNFTQLAGMRGLMANPAGRIIELPIKSSFREGLTVLEYFISTHGARKGLADTALKTADSGYLTRRLVDVAQDVIVREEDCGTDRGLLVGSIKEGTEIIEPLEERLLGRYSRKTLRHPETDEIIITENQLITEDLAKTIIDAGVEHVSIRSAFTCNTRHGVCEKCYGTNLATGQKVEVGEAVGIIAAQSIGEPGTQLTMRTFHTGGVAGDDITQGLPRIQEIFEARNPKGQAVISEIDGVITSISEGKDRQYEITVQGDVETRSYTAPYTARLKFAVNDKVIRGQEITEGSIDPKELLKVRDVSAVQEYLLREVQKVYRMQGVEIGDKHVEVMVRQMMRKVRVIDAGESEVLPGTLMDIHQFRDANEKALFSGKLPATGRPVLLGITKASLETDSFLSAASFQETTRVLTDAAIKGKRDELLGLKENVIIGKLVPAGTGMQRYRKAEPVLAEDTSEETVTVE; translated from the coding sequence TTGCTAGATGTAAATAATTTTGAGTATATGAAAATTGGTTTAGCTTCCCCCGATAAGATCCGTTCGTGGTCTTTCGGGGAGGTTAAAAAACCCGAAACGATTAACTATCGTACGTTAAAACCAGAAAAGGATGGTCTTTTCTGTGAACGTATCTTCGGTCCTACTAAGGACTGGGAATGTCACTGTGGTAAATACAAGCGTGTCCGTTATAAAGGCGTCGTTTGTGACCGCTGTGGTGTCGAAGTAACAAAGGCTAAAGTCCGCCGTGAGCGTATGGGTCACATCGAACTTGCAGCCCCTGTATCCCACATCTGGTACTTCAAAGGAATCCCAAGCCGTATGGGTCTTGTATTAGACATGTCCCCTCGTGCATTGGAAGAAGTCATTTACTTCGCATCCTATGTTGTAACAGAACCAGGTGACACGGCTCTTGAAAGAAAGCAATTGCTTTCAGAAAAAGAATACCGTGCTTACCGTGAAAAATACGGCGTGAAATTCCAGGCTGCAATGGGAGCAGAAGCGATCAAAAAGCTGCTGCAGGACATTGATTTGGACAAGGAAGCCGATTTCTTGAAAGAAGAACTGAAAACGGCACAAGGTCAACGCCGTACTCGCGCGATCAAGCGTTTGGAAGTGGTGGAATCTTTCAGAAACTCAGGAAATGATCCGGACTGGATGATTCTTGATGTTCTTCCTGTCATTCCTCCAGAGCTTCGCCCGATGGTTCAACTTGACGGTGGACGCTTTGCGACTTCTGACTTGAATGACCTTTATCGTCGTGTAATCAACCGTAACAATCGTCTGAAGCGTCTATTGGATCTTGGTGCTCCTAGCATCATCGTTCAAAATGAGAAGCGTATGCTTCAAGAAGCCGTGGATGCTCTGATTGATAACGGCCGTCGCGGCCGTCCGGTTACAGGTCCTGGTAACCGTCCGTTAAAATCCCTTTCTCATATGCTTAAAGGGAAGCAGGGACGTTTCCGTCAAAACCTTCTTGGTAAACGTGTAGATTACTCAGGCCGTTCTGTTATCGTTGTTGGTCCGAATCTTAAGATGTACCAATGTGGTCTTCCTAAAGAAATGGCACTTGAATTATTCAAACCATTTGTGATGAAAGAGCTCGTTGAAAAAGGTCTGGCACACAACATCAAGAGTGCGAAGCGTAAAATCGAACGCGTACAGCCGGAAGTATGGGATGTATTAGAAGGCGTAATCAAAGAACATCCGGTTCTTTTAAACCGTGCACCTACTCTTCACAGACTTGGTATTCAAGCATTTGAACCGACTCTTGTCGAAGGTAGAGCGATCCGTCTGCATCCACTTGTATGTACTGCATACAATGCCGATTTCGATGGTGACCAAATGGCGGTCCACGTACCTCTATCTTCTGAAGCACAAGCTGAAGCACGTATGCTTATGCTTGCTGCACAGAACATCCTGAATCCGAAAGACGGTAAACCAGTTGTTACACCATCCCAGGATATGGTATTGGGTAACTACTACCTGACACTTGAGCGTGAAAATGCTGTTGGTGAAGGTATGGTATTTACGGATGCAAACGAAGTCATCCTTGCATATCAAAACGGATATGTGCATCTCCACACCCGTATCGCAATCCATGCCAGCACGATTAACAACAAGACGTTCACTGAAAAACAAAACAAACAATTGCTATTAACGACGGTTGGTAAAGTGCTCTTCAATGAAATCTTGCCAGAAACATTCCCGTTCATCAATGAACCGACAAGTACGAACTTGGAAGTTGCGACTCCTGAGAAGTATTTCGTTGATCCGGCGACGGACGTGAAAGAAGTTTTCCAAAACCGTGAGTTGATCAATCCGTTCAAAAAAGGATTCTTAGGTAACATCATCGCTGAAGTATTCAAGAAGTTCGCAATCACTGAAACTTCCCGCATGCTTGATAAGATGAAAGACTTAGGATTCAAATACTCGACTAAAGCAGGTATTACAGTAGGTATCGCAGATATCGTTGTATTAGCTGAAAAAGAAGAGATCTTAATCGAAGCACAAGGTAAAGTGGACAACGTATTAAAGCAATTTAAACGTGGTCTGATCACTGAAGATGAGAGATACGACCGTGTCATCTCAATCTGGAGTGCTGCGAAAGATACAATCCAAGGTAAATTAATGGCGACACTGGATAAACGCAATCCGATCTTCATGATGAGTGACTCAGGTGCCCGTGGTAACGCGTCCAACTTCACTCAGCTTGCCGGTATGCGTGGACTGATGGCCAATCCGGCCGGTCGTATCATTGAGTTACCGATCAAATCAAGTTTCCGTGAAGGTCTGACGGTACTTGAATACTTCATCTCTACACACGGTGCCCGTAAAGGTCTTGCCGATACAGCACTGAAAACGGCTGACTCAGGTTACCTGACACGCCGACTTGTAGATGTGGCACAAGACGTCATCGTCCGTGAAGAAGACTGTGGAACAGACAGAGGCCTGCTTGTAGGCTCTATTAAAGAAGGCACCGAGATCATCGAACCTCTTGAAGAACGTCTGCTTGGCCGTTATTCACGTAAAACGTTGCGTCACCCTGAAACAGATGAAATCATCATTACAGAAAATCAGCTGATCACAGAAGACTTGGCGAAGACGATCATCGATGCTGGTGTTGAACATGTTTCCATCCGTTCTGCATTCACTTGTAACACCCGTCACGGTGTATGTGAAAAATGTTACGGTACGAACTTGGCAACAGGTCAGAAAGTTGAAGTCGGGGAAGCTGTCGGAATCATCGCTGCACAATCCATCGGGGAGCCTGGTACACAGTTAACGATGCGTACGTTCCATACCGGTGGGGTAGCAGGAGACGATATCACGCAAGGTCTACCACGTATCCAGGAGATCTTCGAAGCGCGTAATCCGAAAGGTCAAGCTGTCATTTCTGAAATCGATGGTGTCATTACATCCATCAGTGAAGGAAAAGATCGTCAGTATGAAATTACCGTTCAAGGTGATGTGGAAACGAGAAGTTACACAGCTCCTTACACAGCACGTTTGAAATTTGCTGTGAACGATAAGGTTATCCGCGGTCAGGAAATCACTGAAGGTTCAATCGATCCTAAAGAACTCCTTAAAGTCCGTGATGTATCAGCCGTTCAAGAATACCTGCTGCGCGAAGTACAAAAAGTATACCGCATGCAAGGGGTTGAAATCGGCGATAAGCACGTTGAAGTAATGGTTCGTCAAATGATGCGTAAAGTTCGTGTTATTGATGCAGGTGAATCTGAGGTACTTCCGGGTACGCTTATGGACATCCATCAGTTCCGTGATGCGAATGAAAAAGCATTGTTCAGCGGCAAGCTTCCAGCAACAGGACGTCCTGTACTGCTTGGAATCACTAAAGCTTCACTTGAAACGGATTCCTTCTTGTCAGCAGCATCATTCCAGGAAACAACTCGTGTGTTAACGGACGCTGCAATCAAAGGAAAACGTGATGAGCTTCTAGGATTGAAAGAAAATGTTATCATTGGTAAGCTGGTTCCTGCCGGTACTGGTATGCAACGTTACCGTAAAGCAGAGCCTGTTCTTGCAGAAGATACTAGTGAAGAAACAGTAACAGTAGAGTAA
- the rpsL gene encoding 30S ribosomal protein S12: MPTINQLVRKPRQSKSTKSKSPALNKGYNSFKKVHTNLSSPQKRGVCTRVGTMTPKKPNSALRKYARVRLTNGIEVTAYIPGIGHNLQEHSVVLIRGGRVKDLPGVRYHIVRGALDTAGVDGRMQGRSKYGTKRPKAKK, translated from the coding sequence ATGCCAACTATTAACCAATTAGTTCGCAAGCCTCGTCAGTCTAAATCAACAAAGTCTAAGTCACCAGCTCTTAACAAAGGTTATAACAGCTTTAAGAAGGTGCACACTAACTTGTCTTCTCCACAAAAGCGTGGGGTATGTACTCGTGTTGGTACAATGACTCCAAAGAAACCGAACTCGGCTTTACGTAAATATGCTCGTGTTCGTTTGACTAATGGAATCGAGGTTACTGCTTACATTCCTGGTATCGGGCACAACCTTCAAGAGCACAGTGTTGTTCTTATCCGTGGAGGACGTGTAAAGGATTTACCAGGGGTACGTTATCATATCGTACGTGGTGCGCTTGATACAGCTGGAGTTGACGGCCGTATGCAAGGACGTTCTAAATACGGAACTAAGCGCCCTAAAGCTAAAAAATAA